A single window of Collinsella aerofaciens DNA harbors:
- a CDS encoding YeiH family protein, translated as MQLANIVRERWKGVLFCLIIAIPATLLGKQIEVVGGPVFAILFGMVLALVFPRKRREQLAAGVTYTSKKVLQYAVILLGFGMNLSQILSKGAQSLPIIVATISTSLVIAFVLCRVMNVPGKIATLVGVGSSICGGSAIAATAPVIDADDREIAQAISVIFLFNVIAALVFPTLGGMLGLTNEGFGLFAGTAINDTSSVTAAASAWDSMHPGANVLESATVVKLTRTLAIIPITLVLACWQMHLARKAGGDAKSTFSLKRAFPMFVLFFVLASVITTVLQLPASITAPIKELSKFFIVMAMAAIGFNTDIVELVKKGGKPIALGFCCWIGIACMSLGMQHVLGIW; from the coding sequence ATGCAACTGGCAAATATCGTTCGCGAGCGCTGGAAAGGCGTCTTGTTCTGCCTGATCATTGCCATTCCCGCGACGTTGCTCGGCAAACAAATTGAGGTGGTCGGCGGTCCGGTATTTGCCATCCTCTTTGGCATGGTCCTGGCGCTCGTCTTTCCCAGGAAGCGTCGCGAACAGCTCGCCGCCGGCGTCACCTATACGTCCAAAAAAGTCTTGCAGTACGCGGTTATCCTGCTTGGCTTTGGCATGAACCTCTCCCAGATTCTGTCCAAGGGCGCCCAGTCGCTGCCGATTATCGTGGCGACGATCTCGACCTCGCTTGTCATCGCCTTTGTGCTCTGCCGCGTCATGAACGTACCGGGTAAGATCGCGACGCTTGTGGGTGTGGGTTCGTCGATTTGCGGCGGTTCGGCCATCGCTGCGACCGCGCCCGTCATCGATGCCGACGATCGCGAGATTGCCCAGGCCATTTCGGTCATCTTCCTGTTTAACGTTATCGCGGCGCTCGTGTTTCCGACGCTCGGCGGCATGCTCGGGCTGACCAACGAGGGCTTTGGCCTGTTTGCCGGCACCGCCATCAACGACACCTCGTCGGTAACGGCTGCGGCGAGCGCCTGGGACAGCATGCATCCCGGCGCCAATGTGCTCGAGAGCGCCACAGTGGTCAAGCTCACCAGGACGCTGGCCATTATTCCCATCACGCTGGTCCTCGCATGCTGGCAGATGCATCTGGCACGCAAGGCCGGCGGTGACGCCAAAAGCACGTTCTCGCTTAAACGTGCGTTTCCCATGTTTGTGCTGTTCTTTGTGCTGGCGAGCGTGATCACCACGGTGCTTCAGCTTCCCGCGTCCATCACGGCGCCCATCAAGGAGCTGTCGAAGTTCTTTATTGTGATGGCCATGGCGGCTATTGGTTTTAATACCGATATCGTCGAGCTGGTCAAAAAGGGCGGCAAGCCCATCGCGTTGGGCTTTTGCTGCTGGATTGGCATTGCGTGCATGAGTTTGGGAATGCAGCACGTGCTGGGAATCTGGTAG
- a CDS encoding ATP-dependent sacrificial sulfur transferase LarE, protein MILDTTAPAEELQDKLSALEQLLLAYGRVAIGFSGGVDSSFLAAVCARIMPTNTLLVHLTTPLIGTPEQASFEQSVDGQANEGAHFKLPVLNLSVDQLQLPQVACNDANRCYHCKHAGFTAIVNHAKSLGFPTVIDGSNASDRGDYRPGMRAAEELGVRSPLMEVGFTKDEERELLRAWGYPVWNLPAGACLATRVPTGEELTREKVSLIRACEDYLHDLDLAQVRARLVGGCMHIEAAPADVAKIATLGGAAVDDKGKTPLPAVIKSALRELGCDHISPEVTPYIHGNMNL, encoded by the coding sequence ATGATTTTAGACACCACGGCACCCGCAGAGGAGCTTCAAGACAAGCTATCGGCGCTCGAACAGCTGCTTTTGGCATACGGGCGCGTGGCTATCGGGTTTTCCGGCGGCGTTGACAGCAGCTTTTTGGCCGCCGTATGCGCCCGCATCATGCCTACCAATACCCTCCTCGTCCATCTCACCACGCCGCTCATCGGCACGCCCGAGCAGGCTTCGTTTGAGCAGTCCGTTGATGGACAAGCCAATGAAGGGGCGCATTTTAAGCTCCCCGTGCTCAATCTTTCGGTCGATCAGTTGCAGCTCCCCCAAGTAGCCTGCAACGATGCCAATCGCTGCTACCACTGCAAGCACGCTGGCTTTACCGCCATCGTCAACCACGCCAAGTCGCTCGGCTTTCCCACCGTCATCGATGGCAGCAATGCAAGCGATCGCGGTGACTACCGCCCCGGCATGCGTGCGGCAGAAGAGCTCGGCGTACGCTCACCCCTTATGGAGGTCGGCTTTACCAAGGACGAAGAGCGCGAGCTGCTGCGCGCATGGGGTTATCCCGTTTGGAACCTGCCGGCGGGAGCATGTCTTGCCACGCGCGTCCCCACGGGCGAGGAGCTTACGCGCGAGAAGGTCTCCCTGATTCGCGCCTGCGAGGATTACCTGCACGATCTTGATCTGGCACAGGTACGCGCGCGCCTGGTCGGCGGCTGCATGCATATCGAGGCCGCACCCGCAGATGTCGCCAAGATTGCCACCCTCGGCGGTGCCGCCGTCGACGACAAGGGCAAGACCCCGCTGCCCGCCGTTATCAAGTCCGCGCTGCGCGAACTGGGCTGCGACCATATCTCCCCCGAGGTCACCCCCTACATTCACGGCAACATGAATCTTTAA
- a CDS encoding LacI family DNA-binding transcriptional regulator, protein MAKVKISDVAREAGVSLGTVSNALNHPEKLRPETLKLINETINRLGYLPNQSARQLAGGATKSFGLVLPRLDHGFSLQIASGAHNEARKHGYDLLIANADNDDILEDHYLRYFMGTQMSGVMVQPMASPDWHPAMTKMPVPIVHLDIHCSEPGYYVAADNEAQGRIIAELAIARGAHHIVVVGRAAFMQLTLRVLGIHKALALHPDIKIEVIDAGEWNTAADGYGIGAQIAERPADERPDFVVGLTDVLASGVISALVDKGISVPEQVRVAGCDGNPLAWSGSVPLTTVAPPGYEIGRKGVQLLMEQIENKAPAKIKHIRVGSAVRTVTAVAAEDINRQELVRPFLLERASTRASSQTDATAINLGAYL, encoded by the coding sequence ATGGCAAAGGTTAAAATCAGCGACGTCGCGCGCGAAGCCGGGGTTTCGTTGGGCACGGTTTCCAACGCACTCAACCATCCCGAAAAGCTGCGCCCCGAGACCCTCAAGCTCATAAATGAAACCATCAATCGACTGGGCTACCTGCCCAACCAAAGCGCTCGTCAGCTCGCGGGCGGCGCCACCAAGTCCTTTGGCCTGGTGCTCCCCCGTCTCGATCACGGCTTTTCGCTCCAAATCGCCAGCGGCGCCCACAACGAGGCCCGCAAGCACGGCTACGACTTGCTCATCGCCAACGCCGATAACGACGATATTCTCGAGGACCATTACCTGCGCTACTTTATGGGCACCCAGATGTCCGGCGTCATGGTTCAGCCCATGGCATCCCCCGACTGGCACCCCGCCATGACCAAGATGCCCGTGCCGATCGTCCATCTGGACATCCATTGCTCCGAGCCCGGCTACTACGTAGCGGCCGACAATGAGGCCCAGGGTCGCATCATTGCCGAACTTGCCATCGCCCGCGGCGCGCACCATATTGTCGTCGTCGGCCGAGCAGCATTTATGCAACTCACCCTGCGCGTCCTTGGCATTCATAAGGCGCTCGCCCTGCACCCCGATATCAAGATCGAAGTCATCGACGCCGGCGAATGGAATACCGCTGCCGACGGCTACGGCATCGGTGCCCAAATCGCCGAGCGCCCCGCGGACGAACGTCCCGATTTTGTCGTCGGCCTGACCGACGTGCTGGCCTCGGGCGTTATCTCGGCATTGGTCGACAAAGGCATCTCCGTCCCCGAGCAGGTTCGCGTGGCCGGATGCGACGGCAACCCGCTCGCTTGGAGCGGATCGGTCCCACTCACTACGGTAGCGCCCCCGGGCTACGAGATTGGCCGCAAGGGTGTCCAACTGCTGATGGAGCAAATCGAGAACAAGGCCCCGGCAAAGATCAAGCATATCCGTGTCGGCTCCGCAGTGCGTACCGTCACCGCAGTCGCCGCCGAGGATATCAACCGCCAAGAACTGGTACGTCCGTTCCTGCTGGAACGCGCCAGCACCCGGGCAAGCAGCCAGACCGACGCCACGGCCATCAACCTCGGCGCGTATCTATAG
- the glmS gene encoding glutamine--fructose-6-phosphate transaminase (isomerizing), whose translation MCGIVGYTGSDIAKNILVTGLKRMEYRGYDSSGVALEVGEGAAAHLDVIRRVGKVAGLESELSNIDSDATCGIGHTRWATHGKPSVVNAHPHTSCDGRIAIVHNGIIENFAELREELEGRGHHFKSETDTEVFAHLIEEAYAETHDLMASVREACTHVVGAYGLAAVCADEPGVIAVARKDSPIVVGVGETGAYVASDVIALIDATRDVVVLEDGQFAKLAPAGVEYTDEAGNVIEPKVTHIDWDLDMAEKGGYPDFMLKEIHEQPRVVRDTLVGRMTPAGELDIDELGLSLEELNDIDRVYVIACGTSYHAGLIAKNLIEGWARIPTEVEAASEFRYRNPIITPTTLVVAVSQSGETADTLAAIRDARIKGAKVFGITNVVGSPVARESDGVIYTKANKEIAVASTKSFIGQVVSLTLLALLLAQVKYRLTTKQARMLFRELSDTAEQIQWILDTQTEAVHEAALLCKDAQSALFVGRGMGAAISYEGALKLKEVSYLHAEAYAAGEMKHGPIALIDPGFPVIAVATKSATYDKTVSNLMECKARGAKVIVVATEGDEEINKIADCIIRVPAVRDVFSPITASVPLQLLAREVAILRGCDVDQPRNLAKSVTVE comes from the coding sequence ATGTGCGGAATTGTCGGCTACACCGGCTCTGATATTGCAAAGAACATCCTGGTCACGGGCCTCAAGCGTATGGAGTATCGCGGCTATGACTCCTCGGGCGTCGCGCTCGAGGTGGGCGAGGGCGCCGCGGCGCACCTCGATGTCATCCGCCGCGTGGGCAAGGTCGCGGGCCTGGAGAGCGAGCTTTCCAACATTGACAGCGACGCTACCTGCGGTATCGGCCACACCCGTTGGGCCACCCACGGCAAGCCCTCCGTCGTTAACGCTCACCCCCACACCAGCTGTGACGGTCGTATCGCCATCGTCCACAACGGCATCATCGAGAACTTCGCCGAGCTGCGCGAAGAGCTGGAGGGCCGCGGCCACCACTTTAAGAGCGAGACCGATACCGAGGTCTTCGCGCATCTGATCGAAGAGGCTTATGCCGAGACGCACGACCTGATGGCCTCCGTGCGCGAGGCTTGCACCCACGTGGTCGGTGCCTATGGCCTGGCCGCCGTGTGCGCTGACGAGCCCGGCGTGATCGCCGTGGCCCGCAAGGATTCCCCGATCGTGGTCGGCGTGGGCGAGACCGGCGCCTATGTCGCCTCCGATGTCATCGCGCTCATCGACGCCACCCGCGATGTCGTGGTGCTCGAGGACGGTCAGTTTGCCAAGCTCGCGCCCGCAGGCGTCGAGTACACCGACGAGGCCGGCAACGTTATCGAGCCCAAGGTCACCCACATCGACTGGGACCTGGATATGGCAGAAAAGGGCGGTTATCCCGACTTTATGCTCAAGGAGATTCACGAGCAGCCGCGCGTCGTGCGCGACACGCTGGTTGGTCGTATGACACCGGCCGGCGAGCTCGACATCGACGAGCTGGGCCTTTCGCTCGAGGAACTCAACGACATCGACCGCGTCTACGTGATCGCTTGCGGCACCAGCTATCACGCTGGCCTCATTGCCAAGAATCTCATTGAGGGCTGGGCTCGCATCCCCACCGAGGTGGAGGCGGCCAGCGAGTTCCGCTATCGCAACCCCATCATCACGCCGACGACGCTCGTCGTGGCCGTGTCCCAGTCGGGCGAGACGGCCGACACTCTCGCCGCCATCCGCGATGCGCGCATCAAGGGTGCCAAGGTCTTCGGCATCACCAACGTGGTGGGCAGCCCCGTGGCGCGTGAGAGCGACGGCGTCATCTACACCAAGGCCAACAAGGAGATCGCGGTCGCCTCGACCAAGAGCTTCATCGGCCAGGTTGTGAGCCTGACGCTGCTGGCCCTGCTGCTGGCGCAGGTCAAGTACCGCTTGACCACCAAGCAGGCGCGCATGCTGTTCCGCGAGCTTTCCGATACGGCCGAGCAGATCCAGTGGATTTTGGATACCCAAACCGAGGCCGTTCATGAGGCCGCCCTGCTGTGCAAGGACGCGCAGTCGGCGCTGTTCGTGGGCCGTGGCATGGGTGCCGCTATTTCCTACGAGGGCGCGCTTAAGCTCAAAGAGGTCAGCTACCTGCACGCCGAGGCCTACGCCGCCGGCGAGATGAAGCACGGCCCCATTGCCTTGATCGACCCGGGCTTCCCTGTCATCGCCGTGGCCACCAAGAGTGCCACCTACGACAAGACCGTGTCGAACCTCATGGAGTGCAAGGCGCGCGGCGCCAAGGTCATCGTCGTTGCTACCGAGGGCGACGAGGAAATCAACAAGATTGCCGACTGCATCATTCGCGTGCCGGCCGTCCGCGACGTGTTCAGCCCCATCACGGCGAGCGTCCCGCTGCAGCTGCTCGCCCGCGAGGTTGCCATCCTGCGCGGCTGCGACGTCGACCAGCCCCGCAACCTGGCAAAGAGCGTTACCGTGGAGTAG
- a CDS encoding PTS sugar transporter subunit IIA — MGFVSANQVTIGYTAASREDALHYLSDQAVELGFADDASAVETAFMARENEAETGLVAGFAVPHAKSDAIHTPGVAVLKLVEPVEWPSFDGVPVDVALALYVPAGEAGTTHLRLLSKAAVMLMDAGFRDKVRASTDPVEIAELINSGLED; from the coding sequence ATGGGATTTGTATCTGCCAACCAAGTGACGATAGGGTATACCGCCGCCTCGCGCGAGGATGCCCTGCATTATTTGTCCGATCAGGCCGTCGAGCTCGGCTTTGCTGACGACGCATCTGCCGTAGAGACTGCCTTCATGGCTCGCGAGAACGAGGCCGAGACTGGCCTTGTCGCCGGTTTTGCCGTTCCACATGCCAAAAGCGATGCTATCCACACGCCGGGCGTTGCCGTGCTTAAGCTGGTCGAGCCCGTTGAATGGCCGAGCTTCGATGGTGTGCCCGTCGATGTTGCGCTCGCGCTGTACGTGCCTGCCGGCGAGGCAGGAACCACGCACCTGCGCTTGCTCTCCAAGGCTGCCGTGATGCTGATGGACGCCGGCTTCCGTGACAAGGTGCGCGCGAGCACCGATCCCGTTGAGATTGCGGAGCTCATCAATAGCGGACTCGAAGACTAG
- a CDS encoding transketolase family protein, producing the protein MADVKKVATRVSYGEALVELGNERDDFVVLDADLAAATQTGKFKAAHPERFYDAGIAESNLMGLAAGIATTGRVAFASTFAMFAAGRAYEQVRNSIGYPHLNVKIGATHAGISVGEDGATHQCCEDIALMRTIPGMTVVVPADDVEARACVRAAYEFEGPVYMRFGRLATPVINDCEDYEFKIGRGVVVREGSDVTIIACGLMVAEALEAAEALAADGIDAEVINMHTIKPLDERLVVASAKKTGRVVTAEEHSIIGGLGEAVASVLAEQYPVPMRRVGVRDVYGESGPAVDLLHKYGLDADGIEAAVRSVL; encoded by the coding sequence ATGGCAGACGTCAAGAAAGTCGCCACGCGCGTTAGCTATGGCGAGGCACTTGTCGAGCTGGGCAATGAGCGCGATGACTTTGTGGTTCTCGATGCCGACCTGGCCGCCGCCACGCAGACCGGTAAGTTTAAGGCTGCGCACCCTGAGCGCTTCTACGACGCCGGCATTGCCGAGAGCAACCTGATGGGTCTTGCCGCCGGCATCGCGACCACGGGCCGCGTTGCTTTTGCGAGCACCTTTGCGATGTTTGCCGCCGGTCGCGCCTACGAGCAGGTCCGCAATTCCATCGGCTACCCGCACCTCAACGTCAAGATTGGCGCTACTCATGCCGGCATTTCGGTGGGCGAGGACGGCGCCACGCACCAGTGCTGCGAGGATATCGCACTCATGCGCACGATTCCGGGTATGACGGTGGTCGTTCCCGCCGACGACGTCGAGGCTCGTGCCTGTGTGCGCGCCGCCTATGAGTTTGAGGGCCCGGTTTACATGCGCTTCGGCCGCCTGGCAACACCGGTCATCAACGACTGCGAGGACTATGAGTTCAAGATTGGTCGCGGCGTGGTCGTGCGCGAGGGGTCCGATGTGACCATCATCGCTTGTGGCCTTATGGTCGCCGAGGCGCTTGAGGCTGCCGAGGCGCTCGCTGCCGATGGCATCGATGCCGAGGTCATCAACATGCATACGATCAAGCCGCTCGACGAACGCCTGGTTGTAGCCAGCGCCAAGAAGACCGGTCGCGTGGTCACTGCCGAGGAGCATTCGATTATCGGCGGTCTTGGCGAGGCCGTTGCCTCGGTGCTAGCGGAGCAGTATCCGGTGCCGATGCGTCGCGTCGGCGTGCGCGATGTGTATGGCGAGTCCGGCCCTGCGGTCGATTTGCTGCACAAGTACGGTTTGGACGCCGACGGCATCGAAGCTGCGGTCAGGTCTGTGTTGTAA
- a CDS encoding transketolase: MTNQELAKVANEVRKGVVTAVHAAKSGHPGGSLGAADIMTYLYFEEMNIDPADPHKADRDRFVLSKGHAAPGLYSVLANRGYFPVEELETLRHIGSRLQGHPNMNDAPGIDMSTGSLGQGISAAVGMALAAKHWGDGYRVYTLLGDGECEEGQVWEAAMFAGNHALDNLVAVVDHNGLQIDGTIDEVNSAMPLADKFRAFKWHVIELADGNDMAQIAAAFAEARKVSDSPVAIIAETVKGKGVSFMENQVGWHGKAPNDEQFEQAMAELAAAGEEL; this comes from the coding sequence ATGACCAACCAGGAGCTGGCGAAGGTCGCCAATGAGGTCAGGAAGGGTGTCGTGACTGCGGTTCACGCGGCCAAGTCGGGACACCCGGGTGGATCGCTCGGTGCTGCCGACATCATGACGTATCTGTACTTTGAGGAAATGAATATCGATCCTGCCGACCCTCACAAGGCCGATCGCGATCGCTTTGTGCTCTCCAAGGGTCACGCGGCGCCGGGCCTGTATTCGGTGTTGGCAAATCGCGGCTATTTTCCCGTCGAAGAGCTCGAGACGCTCCGTCATATTGGCAGCCGACTGCAGGGCCATCCCAACATGAACGACGCCCCTGGCATCGATATGTCCACCGGATCGCTCGGTCAGGGCATCTCTGCTGCAGTTGGAATGGCGCTTGCCGCTAAGCACTGGGGCGACGGCTACCGTGTCTACACGTTGCTGGGCGACGGTGAGTGCGAGGAAGGCCAGGTGTGGGAGGCGGCCATGTTCGCCGGCAACCATGCGCTCGACAATCTTGTTGCCGTCGTCGACCACAACGGCTTGCAGATTGACGGCACGATCGATGAAGTCAACTCGGCCATGCCGCTCGCTGACAAGTTCCGCGCCTTTAAGTGGCATGTGATCGAGCTCGCCGACGGTAACGACATGGCGCAGATTGCCGCCGCCTTTGCCGAGGCCCGCAAAGTGAGCGACTCGCCCGTGGCCATTATCGCCGAGACGGTGAAGGGCAAGGGCGTCTCCTTTATGGAAAACCAGGTGGGCTGGCACGGCAAGGCACCCAACGATGAACAGTTTGAGCAGGCCATGGCCGAGCTCGCAGCAGCAGGGGAGGAGCTCTAA
- a CDS encoding GntR family transcriptional regulator, with protein MEESMHVGEQETSLQDQSYHTIRRKIVYLDYKPGEKLGVKQLCDDLDMGRTPVREALVRLAQEGLVRTVPQSGTYVSPINLTLAESACYIREHLEKQVIVECCARATSAGIEQLDRAIVLQEKAMAEEDRIGFFLSDNLMHHMIFSIACRSTVWSWLEETNADLERFRWLRAATQVLDNQDIVNEHKQIRRAIAGRDPIEASFLVSKHLHMMFRNQTEVLDQFPEYFETSKLR; from the coding sequence ATGGAAGAATCGATGCACGTCGGCGAGCAGGAAACGAGCCTACAGGACCAGTCCTACCACACCATTCGACGCAAAATCGTCTACCTGGACTACAAGCCGGGCGAAAAGCTGGGCGTCAAGCAACTTTGCGACGACCTAGATATGGGGCGCACCCCTGTGCGCGAGGCTTTGGTTCGTTTGGCGCAGGAAGGCCTGGTGCGCACCGTGCCCCAGAGCGGTACCTACGTCTCGCCCATCAACCTCACCCTTGCCGAGAGTGCCTGTTACATCCGCGAGCATCTGGAAAAGCAGGTGATTGTGGAGTGCTGTGCGCGCGCCACGTCGGCCGGCATCGAGCAGCTCGACCGCGCCATCGTGCTGCAGGAAAAGGCCATGGCCGAAGAGGATCGCATCGGCTTCTTTTTGAGCGACAACCTCATGCATCACATGATTTTTAGCATCGCATGTCGCAGCACCGTGTGGTCGTGGCTCGAAGAGACCAATGCCGACCTGGAGCGCTTCCGCTGGCTGCGCGCCGCCACGCAGGTTCTCGACAATCAGGACATCGTGAACGAGCACAAGCAGATTCGCCGCGCTATCGCCGGTCGCGACCCCATCGAAGCGAGCTTTTTGGTCAGCAAGCACCTGCATATGATGTTCCGCAACCAGACCGAGGTTCTGGACCAGTTCCCCGAGTACTTCGAGACCAGCAAGCTCCGCTAA
- a CDS encoding class II D-tagatose-bisphosphate aldolase, non-catalytic subunit, which translates to MSNLTIRQAVQGMLKLQDSGDHATMVGIGPMSPNLIQAVFELAKDEDFPPMFIASRNQVDMDEMGAGYVNGWDQTRFAADIKKVADEVGYTGPYYLCRDHGGPWQRDEERNAHLPEDEAMELARKSFVADMEAGFDLLMVDPTKDPYQIGKVIPLDVVLRRTIDLIDYLEQYRREHNLPEVAYEVGTEETNGGLTSTDKYEEFISQLQPELEKRGCPMPTFIVGQTGTLTRWTEQVGHYNFKNARELADMAKRYGVGLKEHNADYLDDATLLEHIPAHVTASNVAPQYGTEETRAYLKLCATEQILVDNGLCDDPSDLYHTLLVKAIKTERWRKWMTGDDVNLQVDDILADDELSLKILDVSGHYAFNDPEVKEQVEKLYRNLAAQDIDGKRFVIEHIKRPIKQYVVGLNLKGVTSRIEKALED; encoded by the coding sequence ATGTCCAACCTCACCATCCGTCAGGCCGTTCAGGGCATGCTCAAGCTGCAGGATAGCGGCGATCACGCAACCATGGTCGGCATTGGCCCCATGAGCCCCAACCTGATTCAGGCCGTGTTCGAGCTTGCCAAGGACGAGGATTTCCCGCCCATGTTTATCGCCAGCCGCAACCAGGTCGATATGGACGAGATGGGCGCCGGCTACGTCAACGGTTGGGACCAGACGCGCTTTGCCGCCGACATCAAGAAGGTTGCCGACGAGGTGGGTTACACCGGTCCGTACTACCTGTGCCGCGATCACGGCGGTCCGTGGCAGCGCGACGAGGAGCGTAACGCCCACCTGCCCGAGGACGAGGCCATGGAGCTCGCCCGCAAGTCCTTCGTCGCCGACATGGAGGCGGGCTTTGACCTGCTGATGGTCGACCCCACCAAGGACCCCTATCAGATCGGCAAGGTTATTCCGCTCGACGTGGTGCTTCGCCGCACGATCGATCTTATCGACTACCTTGAGCAGTACCGTCGCGAGCATAACCTGCCCGAGGTCGCCTATGAGGTCGGTACCGAGGAGACCAATGGCGGCTTGACCTCTACCGATAAGTACGAGGAGTTCATTTCTCAGCTGCAGCCCGAGCTCGAGAAGCGCGGCTGCCCCATGCCCACCTTTATCGTCGGCCAGACCGGCACCCTTACCCGCTGGACGGAGCAGGTCGGTCACTACAACTTCAAGAACGCCCGCGAGCTTGCCGATATGGCCAAGCGCTATGGCGTGGGCCTGAAGGAGCACAACGCCGACTATCTGGACGACGCGACGCTGCTCGAGCACATCCCGGCACACGTGACCGCCTCCAACGTCGCTCCGCAGTATGGCACCGAGGAGACCCGCGCCTACCTCAAGCTCTGCGCCACCGAGCAGATCCTGGTCGACAACGGTCTGTGCGATGACCCCTCCGACCTGTATCACACGCTGCTGGTCAAGGCTATCAAGACCGAGCGCTGGCGCAAGTGGATGACTGGCGACGACGTCAACCTGCAGGTCGATGACATCCTTGCCGACGATGAGCTCAGCCTGAAGATCCTGGATGTCTCCGGCCACTATGCGTTCAACGATCCCGAGGTCAAGGAGCAGGTCGAGAAGCTCTATCGCAACCTCGCTGCCCAGGACATCGACGGCAAGCGCTTTGTGATCGAGCACATCAAGCGCCCGATCAAGCAGTACGTCGTCGGTCTTAACCTCAAGGGCGTCACGAGCCGCATCGAGAAGGCTCTCGAGGACTAA
- the fsa gene encoding fructose-6-phosphate aldolase produces MKFFIDTANLDEIAEAKSWGCLAGVTTNPSLYAKTGGKLADFEPHMLKIAELCEGLPVSAESTATTAEGMIEEGKRLAALAPNIVVKLPVCEAGLAACRALADAGVRVNMTLVFSPTQALMAANAGARYISPFVGRFDDIAEDGISQLDNVVTCIKNYDWTGKNVDDTVEIITASVRTPNHVTQAALLGADIATVPMAALKKCLHHPLTDQGLASFEADWQKVVAQA; encoded by the coding sequence ATGAAGTTCTTTATCGATACTGCCAATCTGGACGAGATCGCCGAGGCCAAGAGCTGGGGCTGCCTGGCCGGTGTTACCACCAACCCGTCCCTGTACGCCAAGACCGGCGGCAAGCTTGCCGACTTTGAGCCGCATATGCTCAAGATTGCCGAGCTCTGCGAGGGCCTGCCCGTTTCCGCCGAGTCTACCGCTACCACTGCCGAGGGTATGATCGAGGAGGGCAAGCGCCTTGCCGCCCTCGCCCCCAACATCGTAGTCAAGCTTCCCGTGTGCGAGGCCGGCCTTGCCGCCTGCCGTGCACTGGCCGATGCTGGCGTGCGCGTCAACATGACGCTCGTCTTCTCGCCGACGCAGGCCCTTATGGCCGCCAATGCCGGTGCTCGCTACATCAGCCCGTTTGTCGGTCGTTTCGATGACATCGCCGAGGACGGTATCTCGCAGCTCGACAACGTCGTGACCTGCATTAAGAACTACGACTGGACGGGCAAGAACGTCGACGACACCGTCGAGATCATCACCGCCTCGGTTCGTACGCCCAACCACGTGACCCAGGCCGCGCTACTCGGTGCCGATATTGCGACCGTGCCCATGGCCGCTCTCAAGAAGTGCCTGCATCATCCGCTGACCGACCAGGGCCTCGCCTCTTTTGAGGCTGACTGGCAGAAGGTCGTCGCTCAGGCTTAA
- a CDS encoding HAD family phosphatase, whose amino-acid sequence MIKAVIFDMDGTLVDTERLGIKAWKAGAAELGLAIDEALIHQFIGRTLPDVMDILDEHYGSHETTEAVYVRHKEIRDEMVKTELELKAGAAECLDELLAAGYHVGLATSSRLVTAERNLKMVGLFDKFETVTCGEDVVHGKPDPEMYLLACERAGFAPEECAVVEDSRNGCVSGITAGCHVFAVPDIVPLPQDVVDGCEAVLDTLFDLAAAVKAVR is encoded by the coding sequence ATGATCAAGGCTGTTATTTTTGACATGGATGGAACGCTGGTCGATACCGAGCGTTTGGGGATTAAGGCCTGGAAGGCAGGCGCCGCTGAGCTGGGGCTCGCGATTGATGAAGCGCTGATCCATCAGTTTATCGGCCGCACGCTGCCCGATGTCATGGACATCCTTGATGAGCATTACGGCAGCCACGAAACCACCGAGGCGGTCTATGTCCGCCACAAGGAGATTCGCGACGAGATGGTCAAGACCGAACTGGAACTTAAGGCCGGCGCCGCCGAGTGCCTAGACGAGCTGCTGGCTGCGGGCTATCACGTTGGTCTAGCGACGTCGTCGCGCCTCGTTACGGCCGAGCGCAACCTTAAGATGGTTGGCCTCTTTGACAAGTTTGAAACGGTAACGTGTGGCGAGGACGTCGTGCACGGCAAGCCCGACCCCGAGATGTATCTGCTCGCCTGCGAGCGCGCGGGCTTTGCTCCCGAGGAATGTGCCGTGGTCGAGGATTCGCGCAACGGCTGCGTCTCGGGCATTACGGCCGGCTGCCATGTCTTTGCCGTCCCCGATATCGTGCCGCTGCCGCAGGACGTGGTGGATGGCTGCGAGGCCGTGCTCGATACGCTGTTCGATCTGGCGGCGGCGGTCAAGGCCGTGCGCTAG